Within the Candidatus Dependentiae bacterium genome, the region AGTTGTTCCAGTTACAGCAATTGATGTTTCTCATTGGTTTGTTACTCAAATAAAAACCCTTGAAAAAGATGGTTATGCTGCAGCTAAAATGGGACATCTTAAAAAGAAGTATACTGGAGAAGTATTCTCTCATGATTGGCTAAAACAACCTAATAAGTATTTTAGTGCTTTCAAAGAAGTACGTATTCAAGATGCTGCATCTGACTTAACTGTAGGTCAGCCCGCAGATGTAGCCGCTATTTTAAATAAAGGCGATAACGTAGATGTATTTGGTATCACTAAAGGTGCTGGATTTCAAGGTGTTGTTAAACGTCACGGATTTTCTGGTGGACGAGCAAGCCATGGTTCAAC harbors:
- the rplC gene encoding 50S ribosomal protein L3, whose amino-acid sequence is MVNGLWGKKIGMTQIFSDEQKVVPVTAIDVSHWFVTQIKTLEKDGYAAAKMGHLKKKYTGEVFSHDWLKQPNKYFSAFKEVRIQDAASDLTVGQPADVAAILNKGDNVDVFGITKGAGFQGVVKRHGFSGGRASHGSTFGRFTGSLSFMRSRGRVIKGKKMPGHMGVDQQVMKNLEIVRIEPDAHVVLVKGSVPGKSGTLLFMRKSR